The proteins below come from a single Oncorhynchus tshawytscha isolate Ot180627B linkage group LG22, Otsh_v2.0, whole genome shotgun sequence genomic window:
- the LOC112222158 gene encoding polypeptide N-acetylgalactosaminyltransferase 6 isoform X1 — protein sequence MWSYRSGFPELGSAAKDLLDTLASSVSPAVVLWYAGTMRAFSRRHTLPFKLAILAGSLFLVLLLVMQYDVGGGTSPEPWLRELSNKQSQVMGVVRGAVSNMGFQIGAPLPLPSERGTNSFDPRCPPGFYSIDELQPHLERPLQDPEDPGAYGRPFVMGRMTPAEIKEKQDGLTKNCFNQFASDRISLHRSLGNDTRHPDCAGQRFRRCPPLPTTSVIIVFHNEAWSTLLRTVYSVLHTAPASLLTEILLVDDASTDDHLKSRLDEYVLQLKIVRVLRQRERKGLITARLLGAQTAQGEILTFLDAHCECFNGWLEPLLARIVEKPSAVVSPEIVIIDQNNMKFAKPLATARARNRGNFDWSLIFGWEQIPEEDQKKRKNETYPVRTPTFAGGLFSISKTYFEHIGTYDDKMLIWGGENVEMSFRVWQCGGQLEIIPCSVVGHVFRSKSPHTFPKGRSVIARNQVRLAEVWMEDYKQIFYRRNKKAATIAKENTYGDISERLKLKEKLSCKNFTWYLQNVYPEAYVPDLTPVMFGALKNSGSKTCLDVGEKNKGGKPVILYTCHNMGGNQYFEYTSHQELRHNMRKQLCLHATPGAAPVSIKLCRLKGKGTTVAPEQVWHFTPGSLLKNPSSGKCLTVDGGEVVMSSCDLANLSQHWDLS from the exons ATGTGGTCTTATAGATCAGGTTTTCCAGAACTGGGTTCGGCTGCAAAAG ACTTATTAGACACACTGGCTTCGTCTGTAAG CCCTGCGGTCGTTCTCTGGTACGCCGGCACAATGCGTGCGTTCTCCCGCCGTCACACCCTTCCCTTTAAGCTTGCCATTCTAGCAGGCTCCCTCTTCCTGGTCCTACTGCTCGTCATGCAGTACGACGTGGGAGGTGGGACTTCCCCTGAACCCTGGCTCCGAGAGCTGTCGAACAAACAGTCACAGGTGATGGGTGTGGTCAGAGGTGCTGTGTCAAACATGGGCTTCCAGATTGGTGCCCCCCTGCCCCTTCCCTCGGAGCGTGGGACCAACTCCTTTGATCCCCGCTGTCCACCTGGGTTCTACAGCATAGATGAGCTTCAACCTCACCTGGAGAGGCCCCTACAGGACCCAGAAGACCCCGGAGCCTATGGCCGACCGTTTGTGATGGGCAGGATGACCCCTGCAGAGATTAAAGAGAAGCAGGATGGGCTGACCAAAAATTGTTTCAACCAATTTGCCAGCGACCGTATCTCCCTTCACCGCAGCCTGGGAAATGACACACGCCACCCAGA TTGTGCAGGTCAAAGGTTCCGGCgctgccctcctctccccaccaccAGTGTGATCATCGTGTTCCACAACGAGGCGTGGTCCACCCTCCTGCGGACCGTTTACAGCGTCCTGCACACTGCTCCTGCCTCCCTGCTCACAGAGATATTACTGGTGGATGACGCTAGCACAGACG ATCACCTGAAGTCTCGTCTGGATGAGTATGTCCTGCAGCTGAAGATTGTGCGTGTGCTACGACAGCGGGAGAGGAAGGGATTAATCACTGCCAGGCTACTGGGGGCACAGACTGCTCAAGGAGAGATCCTCACCTTCCTGGATGCCCACT GTGAGTGCTTCAATGGCTGGCTGGAACCCCTCCTCGCTCGGATAGTGGAGAAGCCCAGTGCTGTGGTCAGCCCTGAGATAGTAATCATTGaccaaaacaacatgaagttcgCCAAACCCCTCGCCACAGCTCGTGCCCGTAACCGTGGAAACTTTGACTGGAGCCTTATCTTTGGGTGGGAGCAGATCCCTGAGGAAGACCAAAAGAAACGCAAGAATGAAACTTATCCTGTCAG GACTCCTACCTTTGCAGGTGGTCTGTTCTCTATTTCTAAGACTTACTTTGAGCACATTGGGACCTATGACGACAAGATGTTGATCTGGGGAGGTGAGAATGTGGAGATGTCCTTCAGG GTGTGGCAATGTGGAGGCCAGCTGGAGATCATACCCTGCTCAGTGGTGGGACATGTATTCCGCAGTAAGAGCCCCCACACCTTCCCCAAAGGCAGGTCGGTGATTGCCCGCAACCAGGTGCGTCTAGCCGAGGTCTGGATGGAGGACTACAAGCAGATCTTCTACCGCAGGAACAAGAAGGCTGCCACCATAGCCAAAGAG aacacaTATGGTGACATCTCTGAACGCCTCAAACTCAAAGAGAAGCTAAGCTGCAAAAACTTTACATGGTACTTGCAGAACGTTTACCCAGAGGCCTATGTTCCAGACCTCACCCCTGTCATGTTTGGAGCG CTCAAGAACTCTGGCTCAAAGACATGCCTGGATGTGGGAGAAAAGAATAAGGGTGGGAAACCAGTTATCTTATACACATGCCACAACATGGGAGGAAACCAG TATTTTGAGTACACATCCCACCAGGAGCTTCGTCACAACATGCGTAAGCAGCTGTGTCTACATGCAACCCCCGGGGCGGCGCCGGTGTCCATAAAGCTCTGCCGCCTGAAGGGGAAAGGAACCACAGTGGCCCCGGAGCAAGTGTGGCATTTTACACCG GGTTCTCTCCTTAAGAATCCCTCCTCGGGCAAATGCTTGACTGTAGACGGAGGTGAAGTGGTGATGAGTAGCTGTGACTTGGCCAATCTCAGCCAACACTGGGACCTCAGCTGA
- the LOC112222157 gene encoding glycerol-3-phosphate dehydrogenase [NAD(+)], cytoplasmic, whose product MSTPKKVCIIGSGNWGSAIAKIVGSNAAQNSKFDNTVTMWVFEEMVDGRKLTDIINTDHENVKYLPGHKLPPNVLAVAELVDAAKEADILVFVIPHQFIGRVCDTMKGKIKSDALGMSLIKGVDEGPDGLKLISDVIQEKLSITMSVLMGANIANEVADEKFCETTIGCKNTEHGALLKELMQTSNFRVTVVEESDVVEICGALKNIVAVGAGFCDGLGFGDNTKAAVIRLGLMEMIAFARIFCTAGPVSSATFLESCGVADLITTCYGGRNRKVAEAFAKGGKSIEELEKEMLNGQKLQGPATASEVHVILKNKNLLDKFPLFNAVYQICYQGHPVTEFIKCLQNHPEHM is encoded by the exons ATGTCAACTCCCAAGAAAGTCTGCATTATTGGCTCTGGCAATTG GGGCTCTGCTATTGCCAAAATAGTGGGTTCCAATGCTGCGCAGAACTCCAAGTTTGACAACACCGTGACCATGTGGGTGTTTGAAGAGATGGTGGATGGTCGCAAGCTGACAGACATCATTAACACCGACCATGAGAATGTCAAGTACCTGCCTGGACACAAGCTACCCCCCAATGTG ttGGCTGTTGCTGAGTTGGTGGACGCTGCCAAGGAAGCAGACATCCTAGTGTTTGTGATCCCCCACCAGTTCATCGGCAGAGTGTGTGACACCATGAAGGGGAAGATAAAGAGCGATGCACTAGGAATGTCACTCATCAAG GGTGTGGATGAAGGTCCTGATGGGCTGAAGCTCATCTCTGATGTGATCCAGGAGAAGCTGAGCATCACCATGAGTGTGCTGATGGGGGCCAACATCGCCAACGAGGTCGCCGATGAGAAGTTCTGTGAGACCACTATCG gatGTAAGAATACAGAACATGGGGCTTTGCTGAAGGAACTCATGCAGACCAGTAACTTCCGGGTCACGGTAGTGGAGGAGTCCGATGTGGTTGAAATCTGTGGAGCACTGAAG AACATTGTGGCGGTGGGGGCGGGCTTCTGTGACGGCCTGGGCTTCGGTGACAACACCAAGGCGGCGGTGATCCGGCTGGGCCTGATGGAGATGATTGCCTTCGCACGAATCTTCTGCACTGCCGGGCCCGTCTCCTCTGCCACCTTCCTAGAGAGCTGCGGCGTTGCCGACCTCATCACAACCTGCTACGGAGGCCGCAACCGCAAAGTGGCAGAAGCCTTCGCTAAAGGGGGGAAG TCAATTGAAGAGCTGGAGAAAGAGATGCTGAATGGACAGAAGCTCCAGGGACCAGCAACAGCATCTGAAGTCCATGTCATCCTAAAGAACAAAAATCTGCTTGACAA GTTCCCACTATTCAACGCTGTGTACCAGATCTGCTACCAGGGCCATCCAGTCACAGAGTTCATCAAGTGTTTGCAGAACCACCCGGAGCACATGTAG
- the g6pd gene encoding glucose-6-phosphate 1-dehydrogenase isoform X2, which yields MAGRKLSAIPLSRSEVFGELRKELHDDKEFHHSDAHIFIIMGASGDLAKKKIYPTLWWLFRDGLLPEQTHFVGFARSDLTVDSIKTASMPYMKVADSEAERLSVFFSRNSYVSGKYTEESAFSNLHTHLLSLPGGGKANRLFYLALPPSVYHDVTKNIKHHCMSTKGWSRVIVEKPFGRDLQSSEELSTHLSSLFTEDQIYRIDHYLGKEMVQNLMVLRFGNRIFGPIWNRDSIACVVLTFKEPFGTQGRGGYFDDFGIIRDVMQNHLLQMLSLVAMEKPASTSSDDVRDEKVKVLKCIAPITMSDVVLGQYVGDPEGEGDAKLGYLDDPTVPKGSTQATFTTAVLYVHNERWDGVPFILRCGKALNERKAEVRLQFTDVPGDIFGAQCRRNELVVRVQPNEAVYAKMMSKKPGVYFHPEETELDLTYKSRYKDVNLPDAYERLILDVFCGSQMHFVRSDELREAWRIFTPLLHQIESEKPPPIPYIYGSRGPTEADELSKRVGFHYEGTYKWVNPHKL from the exons ATGGCTGGAA GAAAATTGAGTGCCATTCCCCTCTCTCGGTCCGAGGTGTTCGGAGAGCTGCGGAAGGAGCTGCATGATGACAAGGAGTTCCATCATTCCGACGCTCACATCTTCATCATCATGGGAGCATCG GGGGATCTAGCCAAAAAGAAAATCTACCCAACTCTGTG GTGGTTGTTTAGAGATGGTCTACTCCCTGAACAGACTCACTTTGTGGGCTTTGCCCGCTCTGACCTGACAGTGGATTCCATCAAAACTGCCTCCATGCCCTATATGAAG GTGGCAGACTCTGAGGCGGAGCGGTTGTCTGTGTTCTTCAGCCGTAACTCTTATGTCAGTGGGAAGTACACTGAGGAGAGTGCCTTCTCCAACCTCCACACCCACCTGTTGTCCCTGCCCGGGGGGGGCAAGGCCAACCGCCTCTTCTACCTCGCCCTGCCGCCCAGCGTCTACCACGATGTCACCAAGAACATCAAGCACCACTGCATGAGTACCAA gGGCTGGAGCAGAGTGATTGTGGAGAAGCCATTTGGTCGTGACCTGCAGAGCTCAGAGGAGCTGTCCACCCACCTCTCTTCCCTGTTCACTGAGGACCAGATCTACCGCATAGACCACTACCTGGGCAAGGAGATGGTGCAGAACCTCATGGTCCTCAG GTTTGGGAACCGGATCTTTGGGCCCATCTGGAACAGGGACAGCATAGCTTGTGTGGTCCTCACCTTCAAAGAACCCTTCGGCACCCAGGGccggggtggctactttgacgacTTTGGAATCATCCG gGATGTCATGCAGAACCACTTGCTCCAGATGCTCTCGCTGGTTGCCATGGAGAAGCCTGCCTCCACCAGCTCTGATGATGTCAGGGATGAAAAG GTGAAGGTGCTGAAGTGCATTGCCCCTATTACCATGTCAGATGTGGTGTTGGGGCAGTATGTGGGTGacccagagggagagggggatgccaAGCTGGGTTACCTTGATGACCCCACTGTCCCCAAAGGCTCCACCCAGGCCACCTTCACCACAGCTGTGCTCTACGTGCACAACGAGCGCTGGGATG GTGTTCCCTTCATCCTGCGTTGCGGCAAAGCCCTGAACGAGAGGAAAGCGGAGGTGCGGTTGCAGTTCACGGATGTTCCGGGGGACATCTTTGGAGCGCAGTGTCGTAGGAATGAGCTGGTGGTGCGTGTGCAGCCCAACGAGGCCGTCTACGCCAAGATGATGAGCAAGAAACCAGGAGTGTATTTCCACCCGGAGGAGACGGAGCTGGACCTCACCTATAAAAGCCGATATAAG GATGTGAATTTGCCAGACGCCTACGAGCGTCTCATCCTGGACGTCTTCTGTGGCAGCCAGATGCACTTTGTCAGGAG TGATGAGCTGAGGGAAGCCTGGAGGATCTTTACGCCTCTCCTTCATCAGATCGAGAGCGAGAAGCCTCCCCCCATCCCCTACATATATGGAAG CCGGGGTCCAACAGAAGCAGATGAGCTTTCAAAGAGGGTTGGTTTCCACTATGAAGGAACATACAAATGGGTCAACCCCCACAAACTGTGA
- the g6pd gene encoding glucose-6-phosphate 1-dehydrogenase isoform X1: MVMGSGSSVGKLSAIPLSRSEVFGELRKELHDDKEFHHSDAHIFIIMGASGDLAKKKIYPTLWWLFRDGLLPEQTHFVGFARSDLTVDSIKTASMPYMKVADSEAERLSVFFSRNSYVSGKYTEESAFSNLHTHLLSLPGGGKANRLFYLALPPSVYHDVTKNIKHHCMSTKGWSRVIVEKPFGRDLQSSEELSTHLSSLFTEDQIYRIDHYLGKEMVQNLMVLRFGNRIFGPIWNRDSIACVVLTFKEPFGTQGRGGYFDDFGIIRDVMQNHLLQMLSLVAMEKPASTSSDDVRDEKVKVLKCIAPITMSDVVLGQYVGDPEGEGDAKLGYLDDPTVPKGSTQATFTTAVLYVHNERWDGVPFILRCGKALNERKAEVRLQFTDVPGDIFGAQCRRNELVVRVQPNEAVYAKMMSKKPGVYFHPEETELDLTYKSRYKDVNLPDAYERLILDVFCGSQMHFVRSDELREAWRIFTPLLHQIESEKPPPIPYIYGSRGPTEADELSKRVGFHYEGTYKWVNPHKL, encoded by the exons ATGGTGATGGGAAGTGGATCGAGCGTTG GAAAATTGAGTGCCATTCCCCTCTCTCGGTCCGAGGTGTTCGGAGAGCTGCGGAAGGAGCTGCATGATGACAAGGAGTTCCATCATTCCGACGCTCACATCTTCATCATCATGGGAGCATCG GGGGATCTAGCCAAAAAGAAAATCTACCCAACTCTGTG GTGGTTGTTTAGAGATGGTCTACTCCCTGAACAGACTCACTTTGTGGGCTTTGCCCGCTCTGACCTGACAGTGGATTCCATCAAAACTGCCTCCATGCCCTATATGAAG GTGGCAGACTCTGAGGCGGAGCGGTTGTCTGTGTTCTTCAGCCGTAACTCTTATGTCAGTGGGAAGTACACTGAGGAGAGTGCCTTCTCCAACCTCCACACCCACCTGTTGTCCCTGCCCGGGGGGGGCAAGGCCAACCGCCTCTTCTACCTCGCCCTGCCGCCCAGCGTCTACCACGATGTCACCAAGAACATCAAGCACCACTGCATGAGTACCAA gGGCTGGAGCAGAGTGATTGTGGAGAAGCCATTTGGTCGTGACCTGCAGAGCTCAGAGGAGCTGTCCACCCACCTCTCTTCCCTGTTCACTGAGGACCAGATCTACCGCATAGACCACTACCTGGGCAAGGAGATGGTGCAGAACCTCATGGTCCTCAG GTTTGGGAACCGGATCTTTGGGCCCATCTGGAACAGGGACAGCATAGCTTGTGTGGTCCTCACCTTCAAAGAACCCTTCGGCACCCAGGGccggggtggctactttgacgacTTTGGAATCATCCG gGATGTCATGCAGAACCACTTGCTCCAGATGCTCTCGCTGGTTGCCATGGAGAAGCCTGCCTCCACCAGCTCTGATGATGTCAGGGATGAAAAG GTGAAGGTGCTGAAGTGCATTGCCCCTATTACCATGTCAGATGTGGTGTTGGGGCAGTATGTGGGTGacccagagggagagggggatgccaAGCTGGGTTACCTTGATGACCCCACTGTCCCCAAAGGCTCCACCCAGGCCACCTTCACCACAGCTGTGCTCTACGTGCACAACGAGCGCTGGGATG GTGTTCCCTTCATCCTGCGTTGCGGCAAAGCCCTGAACGAGAGGAAAGCGGAGGTGCGGTTGCAGTTCACGGATGTTCCGGGGGACATCTTTGGAGCGCAGTGTCGTAGGAATGAGCTGGTGGTGCGTGTGCAGCCCAACGAGGCCGTCTACGCCAAGATGATGAGCAAGAAACCAGGAGTGTATTTCCACCCGGAGGAGACGGAGCTGGACCTCACCTATAAAAGCCGATATAAG GATGTGAATTTGCCAGACGCCTACGAGCGTCTCATCCTGGACGTCTTCTGTGGCAGCCAGATGCACTTTGTCAGGAG TGATGAGCTGAGGGAAGCCTGGAGGATCTTTACGCCTCTCCTTCATCAGATCGAGAGCGAGAAGCCTCCCCCCATCCCCTACATATATGGAAG CCGGGGTCCAACAGAAGCAGATGAGCTTTCAAAGAGGGTTGGTTTCCACTATGAAGGAACATACAAATGGGTCAACCCCCACAAACTGTGA
- the LOC112222158 gene encoding polypeptide N-acetylgalactosaminyltransferase 6 isoform X2: protein MFQLFIMNEELVSSNPLSWREMLDMLQFSMNPAVVLWYAGTMRAFSRRHTLPFKLAILAGSLFLVLLLVMQYDVGGGTSPEPWLRELSNKQSQVMGVVRGAVSNMGFQIGAPLPLPSERGTNSFDPRCPPGFYSIDELQPHLERPLQDPEDPGAYGRPFVMGRMTPAEIKEKQDGLTKNCFNQFASDRISLHRSLGNDTRHPDCAGQRFRRCPPLPTTSVIIVFHNEAWSTLLRTVYSVLHTAPASLLTEILLVDDASTDDHLKSRLDEYVLQLKIVRVLRQRERKGLITARLLGAQTAQGEILTFLDAHCECFNGWLEPLLARIVEKPSAVVSPEIVIIDQNNMKFAKPLATARARNRGNFDWSLIFGWEQIPEEDQKKRKNETYPVRTPTFAGGLFSISKTYFEHIGTYDDKMLIWGGENVEMSFRVWQCGGQLEIIPCSVVGHVFRSKSPHTFPKGRSVIARNQVRLAEVWMEDYKQIFYRRNKKAATIAKENTYGDISERLKLKEKLSCKNFTWYLQNVYPEAYVPDLTPVMFGALKNSGSKTCLDVGEKNKGGKPVILYTCHNMGGNQYFEYTSHQELRHNMRKQLCLHATPGAAPVSIKLCRLKGKGTTVAPEQVWHFTPGSLLKNPSSGKCLTVDGGEVVMSSCDLANLSQHWDLS from the exons ATGTTCCAGCTGTTTATAATGAATGAGGAACTTGTGTCGTCTAATCCtctgtcatggagagagatgcttGACATGCTCCAGTTCAGCATGAA CCCTGCGGTCGTTCTCTGGTACGCCGGCACAATGCGTGCGTTCTCCCGCCGTCACACCCTTCCCTTTAAGCTTGCCATTCTAGCAGGCTCCCTCTTCCTGGTCCTACTGCTCGTCATGCAGTACGACGTGGGAGGTGGGACTTCCCCTGAACCCTGGCTCCGAGAGCTGTCGAACAAACAGTCACAGGTGATGGGTGTGGTCAGAGGTGCTGTGTCAAACATGGGCTTCCAGATTGGTGCCCCCCTGCCCCTTCCCTCGGAGCGTGGGACCAACTCCTTTGATCCCCGCTGTCCACCTGGGTTCTACAGCATAGATGAGCTTCAACCTCACCTGGAGAGGCCCCTACAGGACCCAGAAGACCCCGGAGCCTATGGCCGACCGTTTGTGATGGGCAGGATGACCCCTGCAGAGATTAAAGAGAAGCAGGATGGGCTGACCAAAAATTGTTTCAACCAATTTGCCAGCGACCGTATCTCCCTTCACCGCAGCCTGGGAAATGACACACGCCACCCAGA TTGTGCAGGTCAAAGGTTCCGGCgctgccctcctctccccaccaccAGTGTGATCATCGTGTTCCACAACGAGGCGTGGTCCACCCTCCTGCGGACCGTTTACAGCGTCCTGCACACTGCTCCTGCCTCCCTGCTCACAGAGATATTACTGGTGGATGACGCTAGCACAGACG ATCACCTGAAGTCTCGTCTGGATGAGTATGTCCTGCAGCTGAAGATTGTGCGTGTGCTACGACAGCGGGAGAGGAAGGGATTAATCACTGCCAGGCTACTGGGGGCACAGACTGCTCAAGGAGAGATCCTCACCTTCCTGGATGCCCACT GTGAGTGCTTCAATGGCTGGCTGGAACCCCTCCTCGCTCGGATAGTGGAGAAGCCCAGTGCTGTGGTCAGCCCTGAGATAGTAATCATTGaccaaaacaacatgaagttcgCCAAACCCCTCGCCACAGCTCGTGCCCGTAACCGTGGAAACTTTGACTGGAGCCTTATCTTTGGGTGGGAGCAGATCCCTGAGGAAGACCAAAAGAAACGCAAGAATGAAACTTATCCTGTCAG GACTCCTACCTTTGCAGGTGGTCTGTTCTCTATTTCTAAGACTTACTTTGAGCACATTGGGACCTATGACGACAAGATGTTGATCTGGGGAGGTGAGAATGTGGAGATGTCCTTCAGG GTGTGGCAATGTGGAGGCCAGCTGGAGATCATACCCTGCTCAGTGGTGGGACATGTATTCCGCAGTAAGAGCCCCCACACCTTCCCCAAAGGCAGGTCGGTGATTGCCCGCAACCAGGTGCGTCTAGCCGAGGTCTGGATGGAGGACTACAAGCAGATCTTCTACCGCAGGAACAAGAAGGCTGCCACCATAGCCAAAGAG aacacaTATGGTGACATCTCTGAACGCCTCAAACTCAAAGAGAAGCTAAGCTGCAAAAACTTTACATGGTACTTGCAGAACGTTTACCCAGAGGCCTATGTTCCAGACCTCACCCCTGTCATGTTTGGAGCG CTCAAGAACTCTGGCTCAAAGACATGCCTGGATGTGGGAGAAAAGAATAAGGGTGGGAAACCAGTTATCTTATACACATGCCACAACATGGGAGGAAACCAG TATTTTGAGTACACATCCCACCAGGAGCTTCGTCACAACATGCGTAAGCAGCTGTGTCTACATGCAACCCCCGGGGCGGCGCCGGTGTCCATAAAGCTCTGCCGCCTGAAGGGGAAAGGAACCACAGTGGCCCCGGAGCAAGTGTGGCATTTTACACCG GGTTCTCTCCTTAAGAATCCCTCCTCGGGCAAATGCTTGACTGTAGACGGAGGTGAAGTGGTGATGAGTAGCTGTGACTTGGCCAATCTCAGCCAACACTGGGACCTCAGCTGA
- the LOC112222158 gene encoding polypeptide N-acetylgalactosaminyltransferase 6 isoform X3, translating to MRAFSRRHTLPFKLAILAGSLFLVLLLVMQYDVGGGTSPEPWLRELSNKQSQVMGVVRGAVSNMGFQIGAPLPLPSERGTNSFDPRCPPGFYSIDELQPHLERPLQDPEDPGAYGRPFVMGRMTPAEIKEKQDGLTKNCFNQFASDRISLHRSLGNDTRHPDCAGQRFRRCPPLPTTSVIIVFHNEAWSTLLRTVYSVLHTAPASLLTEILLVDDASTDDHLKSRLDEYVLQLKIVRVLRQRERKGLITARLLGAQTAQGEILTFLDAHCECFNGWLEPLLARIVEKPSAVVSPEIVIIDQNNMKFAKPLATARARNRGNFDWSLIFGWEQIPEEDQKKRKNETYPVRTPTFAGGLFSISKTYFEHIGTYDDKMLIWGGENVEMSFRVWQCGGQLEIIPCSVVGHVFRSKSPHTFPKGRSVIARNQVRLAEVWMEDYKQIFYRRNKKAATIAKENTYGDISERLKLKEKLSCKNFTWYLQNVYPEAYVPDLTPVMFGALKNSGSKTCLDVGEKNKGGKPVILYTCHNMGGNQYFEYTSHQELRHNMRKQLCLHATPGAAPVSIKLCRLKGKGTTVAPEQVWHFTPGSLLKNPSSGKCLTVDGGEVVMSSCDLANLSQHWDLS from the exons ATGCGTGCGTTCTCCCGCCGTCACACCCTTCCCTTTAAGCTTGCCATTCTAGCAGGCTCCCTCTTCCTGGTCCTACTGCTCGTCATGCAGTACGACGTGGGAGGTGGGACTTCCCCTGAACCCTGGCTCCGAGAGCTGTCGAACAAACAGTCACAGGTGATGGGTGTGGTCAGAGGTGCTGTGTCAAACATGGGCTTCCAGATTGGTGCCCCCCTGCCCCTTCCCTCGGAGCGTGGGACCAACTCCTTTGATCCCCGCTGTCCACCTGGGTTCTACAGCATAGATGAGCTTCAACCTCACCTGGAGAGGCCCCTACAGGACCCAGAAGACCCCGGAGCCTATGGCCGACCGTTTGTGATGGGCAGGATGACCCCTGCAGAGATTAAAGAGAAGCAGGATGGGCTGACCAAAAATTGTTTCAACCAATTTGCCAGCGACCGTATCTCCCTTCACCGCAGCCTGGGAAATGACACACGCCACCCAGA TTGTGCAGGTCAAAGGTTCCGGCgctgccctcctctccccaccaccAGTGTGATCATCGTGTTCCACAACGAGGCGTGGTCCACCCTCCTGCGGACCGTTTACAGCGTCCTGCACACTGCTCCTGCCTCCCTGCTCACAGAGATATTACTGGTGGATGACGCTAGCACAGACG ATCACCTGAAGTCTCGTCTGGATGAGTATGTCCTGCAGCTGAAGATTGTGCGTGTGCTACGACAGCGGGAGAGGAAGGGATTAATCACTGCCAGGCTACTGGGGGCACAGACTGCTCAAGGAGAGATCCTCACCTTCCTGGATGCCCACT GTGAGTGCTTCAATGGCTGGCTGGAACCCCTCCTCGCTCGGATAGTGGAGAAGCCCAGTGCTGTGGTCAGCCCTGAGATAGTAATCATTGaccaaaacaacatgaagttcgCCAAACCCCTCGCCACAGCTCGTGCCCGTAACCGTGGAAACTTTGACTGGAGCCTTATCTTTGGGTGGGAGCAGATCCCTGAGGAAGACCAAAAGAAACGCAAGAATGAAACTTATCCTGTCAG GACTCCTACCTTTGCAGGTGGTCTGTTCTCTATTTCTAAGACTTACTTTGAGCACATTGGGACCTATGACGACAAGATGTTGATCTGGGGAGGTGAGAATGTGGAGATGTCCTTCAGG GTGTGGCAATGTGGAGGCCAGCTGGAGATCATACCCTGCTCAGTGGTGGGACATGTATTCCGCAGTAAGAGCCCCCACACCTTCCCCAAAGGCAGGTCGGTGATTGCCCGCAACCAGGTGCGTCTAGCCGAGGTCTGGATGGAGGACTACAAGCAGATCTTCTACCGCAGGAACAAGAAGGCTGCCACCATAGCCAAAGAG aacacaTATGGTGACATCTCTGAACGCCTCAAACTCAAAGAGAAGCTAAGCTGCAAAAACTTTACATGGTACTTGCAGAACGTTTACCCAGAGGCCTATGTTCCAGACCTCACCCCTGTCATGTTTGGAGCG CTCAAGAACTCTGGCTCAAAGACATGCCTGGATGTGGGAGAAAAGAATAAGGGTGGGAAACCAGTTATCTTATACACATGCCACAACATGGGAGGAAACCAG TATTTTGAGTACACATCCCACCAGGAGCTTCGTCACAACATGCGTAAGCAGCTGTGTCTACATGCAACCCCCGGGGCGGCGCCGGTGTCCATAAAGCTCTGCCGCCTGAAGGGGAAAGGAACCACAGTGGCCCCGGAGCAAGTGTGGCATTTTACACCG GGTTCTCTCCTTAAGAATCCCTCCTCGGGCAAATGCTTGACTGTAGACGGAGGTGAAGTGGTGATGAGTAGCTGTGACTTGGCCAATCTCAGCCAACACTGGGACCTCAGCTGA